In the genome of Phlebotomus papatasi isolate M1 chromosome 2, Ppap_2.1, whole genome shotgun sequence, one region contains:
- the LOC129804700 gene encoding juvenile hormone esterase-like: MLLLLFLLFGNTVLQINSQISTVLDDGLSSAVGDAKGPRPQPEVCAKAGCVRGKFVSGLIKPYEAFYGIPYAEPPVGMLRFENPVPFSGWSGYWDATYTRDVCLQRDVFKPDLPILGSEDCLYLNVYRPLTWKKGKNLPVLVFIPGGAFTSWSGDPTLFGPEYFMGNGEIILVTLNYRLGIFGFLSSGDGVVKGNFAFKDQQLALQWVKTNIKFFGGDKNSITVSGQSAGAAGTHLQLLSPKSQDLFHRAIMMSGTAITSILYPIDFAAQFRSSAKYLGILNWDTDTTLSLTNQMKNTDALDILLLADNFYVFPGTPASPWRVCVEGNWEGAFITEDPRKTWLEGNFVQKPILTSLVSNEGFIQLTLFNETLRQSFNENIYELLGVQLDIDPRYVPDIMRHYFGSKTYIDETNLHKYFEMFGDRLFRYPFFKLVQQYLRYADLEKNPIYLTEFGFESALTFFKSNEYLGVAHSDDLIYLFSSADFPPLEPNSPEGRMSDILVQTIVNFVARGEVKAWTNFTPCTPETSTPFCDRQEFLRNHRSNPDQVIVKINNYIDLQMVKLWDDIENDVNSTPQKL, from the exons aTGCTTCTTTTACTCTTCCTACTTTTTGGAAATACTgttttacaaataaattcacaaattagCACTGTACTTGATGACGGGCTTAGTAGTGCTGTTGGTGACGCGAAAGGTCCCCGTCCGCAACCGGAAGTTTGTGCGAAAGCTGGATGTGTTCGTGGAAAGTTTGTCAGTGGATTGATTAAGCCCTATGAGGCTTTCTACGGAATACCTTATGCTGAGCCTCCGGTTGGAATGTTAAGATTCGAAAACCCAGTTCCCTTCAGTGGATGGTCAGGATACTGGGATGCCACATACACTAGAGATGTTTGTCTTCAGAGAGATGTCTTCAAACCCGATTTACCGATTTTGGGTTCAGAAGATTGCTTGTATTTGAATGTCTATAGGCCCCTTACATGGAAGAAGGGTAAAAACTTACCGGTATTGGTGTTTATTCCTGGCGGCGCATTTACATCATGGTCAGGAGATCCCACACTGTTTGGTCCTGAATATTTTATGGGTAACGGCGAGATCATTCTAGTTACCCTGAACTACCGGTTGGGAATTTTTGGTTTCCTCTCTTCCGGAGATGGAGTCGTTAAAGGAAACTTTGCATTCAAAGATCAACAACTCGCTCTTCAATGggttaaaacaaatattaaattcTTTGGTGGAGATAAAAATTCCATAACTGTATCTGGACAGAGTGCTGGAGCTGCAGGAACACATTTGCAACTGTTAAGTCCGAAGTCGCAGG ATTTATTCCATCGAGCTATCATGATGAGTGGAACTGCTATTACTTCCATTTTGTATCCAATTGATTTTGCTGCACAATTCCGTTCAAGTGCGAAATATCTTGGGATTCTAAATTGGGACACTGATACAACCCTAAGTTTGACTAACCAAATGAAGAATACCGATGCTCTTGATATCCTTTTACTTGCTGATAACTTCTATGTTTTCCCGGGGACTCCTGCTAGTCCTTGGAGAGTGTGCGTTGAAGGAAACTGGGAAGGTGCATTCATAACTGAAGATCCTAGGAAAACTTGGCTTGAAGGAAATTTCGTTCAAAAACCTATTCTTACTAGTTTGGTGTCTAATGAAGGCTTTATACAATTAACTTTGTTTAATGAAACTCTCCGGCAGTCCTTCAACGAGAACATATACGAGTTATTAGGTGTGCAACTGGATATTGATCCAAGATATGTTCCTGATATTATGAGGCATTACTTCGGTTCGAAAACCTACATAGACGAAACGAATTTGCATAAATACTTTGAG ATGTTTGGGGACAGGTTATTCCGCTATCCCTTCTTCAAACTAGTTCAGCAATATCTAAGATATGCAGATCTTGAAAAGAATCCTATCTATCTCACTGAATTTGGATTTGAG AGTGCCCTTACATTCTTTAAGTCAAATGAGTACCTTGGGGTAGCTCATAGTGATGATCTTATCTACCTCTTTTCATCAGCTGATTTTCCACCTTTGGAACCTAATTCACCAGAAGGCAGGATGAGTGATATTCTTGTCCAAACGATAGTTAACTTCGTTGCCAGAGGTGAAGTCAAAGCGTGGACTAACTTCACACCTTGTACTCCTGAAACTTCAACTCCTTTCTGCGATCgtcaagaatttttgagaaatcatAGATCCAATCCGGATCAAGTGATTGTTAAAATTAACAATTATATTGATCTTCAAATGGTGAAATTATGGGATGATATTGAAAATGACGTCAATTCTACTCCACAGAAATTGTGA